The DNA sequence GCATTGACGGCCGAGGCGCTGTAGGCGTCGAGTTCGACGCTCAGACCCTTGACCGTCAGCTCGCCGTTGCCGAGGAGCTTGACGGGTCTTTCGGGGTGGCGGATGAGGCCGACGTCGTGAAGGGTATGGGCCGTCACCAGGCTGCCCTCCTCGAAGCGCTCGAGATCGGTCAGATTCACGATCTGGTACTGGAAGCCCCGGCCGGTGAAGCCGCGCTTGGGCAAGCGGGCGATGAGCTGCGAGCGTCCGCCCTCCCAGCCGGCGCGCTGCGAGAAGCCGCTGCGGCTCGACTGGCCCTTCTGGCCGCGGCCCGCGGTCTTGCCG is a window from the Deinococcota bacterium genome containing:
- the rplO gene encoding 50S ribosomal protein L15, giving the protein GKTAGRGQKGQSSRSGFSQRAGWEGGRSQLIARLPKRGFTGRGFQYQIVNLTDLERFEEGSLVTAHTLHDVGLIRHPERPVKLLGNGELTVKGLSVELDAYSASAVNAIEGSGGRVSRQEQAAPEQGSEQESGAAEAQGMQQEQGAQQEQDAVQEDLAQDLAQGGEQEEPA